The nucleotide window GTTCTAGCGGTAGAGAATCTCAATGTAAAAGGCATGGTCAGAAACCATAACTTAGCCAAAGCAATTAGCGATGTTGGATGGGGAATGTTTATGACAATGCTTAAATACAAGGCAGAAAGAGAGGGAAAAATTTATCTAGAAGTTGACCGATTTTTTGCATCTTCTAAGACTTGTAATCACTGTCTAAATCAAGTCAAAAGTCTTCCTCTTGATATTAGATTTTGGGACTGCCCTTACTGCCTAACAAAAAACATTGACCGAGATATCAACGCCTCAAAAAATATTAGGGATGAAGCCTTACGGATATTAGCGGTGGGACGCATCGCTACAGCCTCCCGAGACAATGTAAGACGTGCGCTCTTGTGACATTAGTTATCTAACGGACGCTGTTGTCGGTGAATGAGGAATCCCCGAACGCAGCGCAAGCGAAGTTCGTGGGAGTCGTCAATGTAACAAGTTTTCTTGAATCTGCTAACTAGGGCGATAAAATCCTTTAAAGTGTGATACTAGGGTTTAAAAGCATGAGAGAGAACAAATCAATATGCACCTAAGTGAAATTACTCATCCAAATCAATTACATGGTTTATCAATTCGTCAATTAGAAGATATTGCCCGTCAAATTCGAGAAAAACATTTACAAACCGTTGCCACCAGTGGGGGACATCTGGGCCCAGGTTTAGGGGTTGTGGAACTGACGATCGCCCTGTATCAAACTCTCGATTTAGACCGAGATAAGGTAATCTGGGACGTGGGTCATCAAGCCTATCCCCATAAGATGCTGACAGGACGCTACAATAACTTCAATACTTTACGTCAAAAAAATGGGATAGCGGGTTATCTCAAACGGTGTGAGAGCAAATTTGACCACTTTGGAGCAGGACACGCTTCTACAAGTATTTCTGCTGCCCTAGGAATGGCCTTAGCTAGAGATGCTCAAGGAGAAGACTACAAAGTCGCCGCCATTATTGGGGATGGTGCGTTAACGGGAGGAATGGCCTTAGAAGCGATCAATCATGCCGGTCATTTACCCAACACCAACCTAATGGTGATTTTAAATGATAATGAAATGTCTATTTCTCCTAATGTGGGGGCAATTTCTCGCTATTTAAATAAAGTTCGTCTCAGTGAGCCGGTTCAATTCCTCAGCGATAATCTCGAAGAACAATTTAAACATCTGCCTTTCTTCGGCGATGTCACCCCAGAAATGGATCGCCTTAAAGAAGGGATGAAACGTCTCGCTGTGCCAAAAGTTGGCGCAGTCATTGAAGAACTGGGATTTAAATATTTTGGCCCGATCGATGGTCATAATTTGCGAGAATTGATCAATACCTTTAAACAAGCTCATAAAGTACATGGCCCTGTGTTTGTTCATGTGGCCACCGTTAAAGGAAAAGGGTATGAATTAGCCGAACAAGACCAAGTCGGTTATCATGCTCAAAGCCCCTTTAATTTAGTCACCGGTAAACCCATTCCCTCCAGTAAACCCAAACCTCCCGGTTATTCAAAAGTTTTTGCCCATACTTTAACGAAACTGGCCGAAAATAATCCCAAAATTATTGGCATCACCGCCGCGATGGCCACCGGAACCGGCTTGGATAAACTTCAGCAAAAACTTCCTAAACAATACATTGATGTGGGAATTGCCGAACAACACGCGGTTACTCTGGCGGCAGGGTTAGCTTGTGAGGGAATGCGTCCCGTTGTAGCCATTTATTCTACCTTCTTACAACGGGCCTATGACCAAGTGATTCATGATGTCTGTATCCAAAATTTACCCGTTTTCTTCTGTATGGATCGGGCTGGGATTGTTGGGGCAGATGGGCCGACTCACCAAGGAATGTATGATATTGCTTATCTGCGGTGTATTCCCAATCTTGTGATTATGGCCCCCAAAGATGAAGCAGAATTACAACGGATGATCGTCACCGGGGTTAATTATACCGATGGGCCGATCGCTATGCGTTATCCTCGTGGGAACGGGTTAGGTGTTCCCTTAATGGAAGAAGGATGGGAAGCTTTACCCATCGGAAAAGGGGAAATTCTCCGCAATGGGGATGATCTGTTATTGCTCGGATATGGCACGATGGTTAATACCGCGATGCAAGTTGCTGAAATTTTAGGGGAACATGGAATAGAGGCAACTGTGGTTAATGCCCGTTTTGTCAAGCCTTTAGATACAGATTTAATCGTACCTTTAGCCAAACAAACCGGTAAAGTTGTGACCTTAGAAGAAGGTTGTCTGATGGGAGGTTTTGGATCTGCTGTCGCTGAAGCCTTATTAGATCACAATGTTTTAGTACCAGTTAAACGCTTTGGTGTTCCGGATCAGTTAGTGGATCATGCTAAACCGGATGAATCTTTTGCTGATTTGGGATTAACCAGTTCTCAAATTGCCGATGAGGTGCTTAAAAGTTTCTTTAAAACTCAAGAACCTTCTGTAATTAGTTAACCCGTAGGGTGGGCATTGCCCACCTTTTTAGTGAACAGTGAACAGTAAACAGTGAACAGTTATTAAGTAGTTGAGGGACAAAACCCAACACCTTGACCGAGTGACCCATTGCCGTTCCTGCTTTTTTAACCTAGTAGGAGTTACGCATATTGAAAAAAACAAGCACTAAACAGAAAACCACACTCAAACAGATATGAATAGGCTTCTGGCTGACATTGGATTTGGATCATGGATACAACGGACATGGGCGGCGGTTTTATTAAGCGGGCGGGCTATTTTTTTTGTGAGTATTGGCAAGATTGATAGACAGCTTACCCTAGAGCAAATGATGGCAGTTGGGCCAGGGTCTCTAGTCATTGCTTTAATTACGGCGGCTGTCATTGGTATGATCTTTACCATTCAGGTAGCACGGGAATTTTTAGCCCTAGGAGCAGGTAGCGCTGTAGGAGGGATTTTAGCTTTATCCTTAGCGCGAGAACTTAGCCCGATTATGACTGCGGTAATTGTAGCCGGGCGTGTCGGTTCAGCGTTTGCTGCGGAAATTGGCACAATGCAGGTGACAGAACAAATTGATGCTCTTTATATGCTCAAAACTGATCCGATAGAATATTTAGTCGTCCCTCGTTTAGTAGCTTGCTGTGTGATGGTTCCCTTGATGACTATTATTGCTCTTGTGATTGGTTTAGCAGGAGGTTTACTCATCGCTAGTTCTATCTATGATATTTCGATCGAAGTTTTTTTAGACTCCATTCAAACCTTCCTTAAAATTTCCGATATTTTAAGCGGGCCGATTAAAGGGATAGTTTTTGGGGCTTTAATTGCCATTATAGGTTGTAATTGGGGATTAACCACGACTGGGGGAGCTAAAGGGGTAGGAGAATCTACGACGGCGGCTGTAGTTACTTGTCTATTAGCTATTTTCGTTTCTAACTTTTTCCTCTCTTGGATTATGTTTCGAGGAGCAGGACAAGGTGCGAGTTTAATTGGACAATAATAAAGTAGGATGCGTCCGGTGACGCATCAAAAACCCTAATGTGATTAATTCAATTAAGGTTGAGATGGGGTAATATTTTTCGGTTTAATAGGAGTAGGAGTTACATTTTTAGGCTTTAAAGAGATATTTTCCCTAGACTGAATTCGATTAACTTCAGCCTCAACCCGGTTTAAAACTTGAGCATATTCTAATTGTTGTTGCAGTTGTTCGCTAGAAGAAACAAGATTACTTAATCCTTCAATTACCCTCCTAAGATCTCTCCGAAACTGGGGATTTCCTGTTAATTCATCGAGATCTGAAGTAATTTTATTGGCATTTTCAAAAACGGCACGGGCAGCATCAAGAATTTGTTGTAATTGTACAATTGTGGCTGGATCATTAAGTTTAGCGGAAATATCCCGTAAATTCCCGGTTAAGGCAGCAGTATTATTGGATATAGTATCCAAATTAGTCACCAATTTACTTTGTTCGACTTGAGTTAAAATCGGGCCTAACTTGCGTAAAGTCGCGGCTAATTCTTGGCTAGTTTCTCCCAGTCCAACTAAAGTGTTACCAATATTCCCCTGATTAACGGTAATAAATCCGCGAATTTGTTCAGAAAATCCTTGTAGAGACACTAAAGTAGAATTTAAATTTTTAAGCGTATCTTGCCGTTCCGCTTCTTCTAATAAACTAGAGGCTTGATTTCCTAAGCGTTGAAGACTACCGGCGGCCTGATTGATATCACCTGTTACCTGATCGATCTGACTGGCGGCTTGATTAACACTATCGGCGGCCTGATCGATAGAAAGCAAGGTATTATCAAGTCTGTTAATGGTTCTGTTGCTTCGGGTATCTTTAATTAACCCCGATGCCTCTTTGCTAAAGCTACTAATATTACCGAGTGCATCTGTTGTTCTTTGGGCAATGACTCTAACAGTCCCCGTAAATTCGGGATCGTCGATCACGTCAGCAATACGTAAAAGAGAGCGAATTAAAGCATTAACATCTAATTTCCCCTCCCCTTGTAATCTTGACCCATTACAAATAATAATCGCCCGATTACACTTAGGATCGAGGGGGTCAGCTTTAACGCCTTCAGGGGGCAATCCTTCAACAGGAATAATATCGATAGAGGTTTCCCCTACCAAACCCGCTTGTACTGCTTCGATGGATGAGTTGGCAGGAATCAAGCGATCGGCGGGTGAAATTTCTACCCCAATGGCCACCCCTCCCGGTTCAGGATTAATCGAAACAATCCGCCCCACTCTCACCCCTCGGTAAGCGACTCGCGTTCCTACACTCATCCCTCCAGCATTGGGAAAAATAAAGGTTGCTCGATAACTGCGATTTCCGAAACTAAAATTACTCAGCCACAAAATCAGCCAGCCTAATAACCCTAAAGCCACTAAAATTGTCAACCCTACAGCGCTTTGAAGCATGAAAGGCGATAATCTTCCATTCCCTGTCCCACTTCGCATCGTTTAATCCTCAACCACCTGTTCAAGCACAATAGAAACTCTCTCGCTAATTCTATCGAAATTCCTAAAATCTGAATCTCTTTATTGAGTCAAAATTAAGGAAGTAGACAGGATAAACTATTGAGTAAACTCTACTTGATCGACGGCTTCTAGCGATCGCCCACCCGTTTCAATACGATAAAAATAAGTAATAATTGCAGCCAAAACACACAGCAAAGAGAGTACTATCAATAAAGTAGCCGTTCCGAGAGAGTTTTGCAAAAGCGGTAAGGCAAAAGTCCCCACAACCGCTCCGGCTTTAGCAAAAGCAGCAGCAAACCCGGCTCCACTGGCGCGAATTGAAGTCGGAAAGATTTCTCCCGATAAGAGAAAAGTAGTAGAATTCGGCCCAGCATTCATCATGAGATTAAACACCAAAAAACCACAAAAAACCAGGGTAATATTAGTTTCATCCCCTAAACTATTAGATGCCGCCAAAATTAACAGTCCTATAGCCATTCCCAAAAAGCCGATAATTTGCAATTTCATCCGTCCCACTGGCTCAATTAAAATGACAGCCATGATAAAACCGGCAATCAAAAACAAATCTACAAACGCCGAACCTTTAGCCGATGCCATTTCCCTGGCCATAAAATTATCTTCCCTCGCAAAGGCTAAAACGCCGATAATCGCAGGAGTAAAAATTCCAATACCATAAGTAGCAATATCTTGTAAAAACCAAGGCACTGAGGCTAAAATTGTCCGTTGGCGATATCCAGACGCAAATAACGCCCAATAGGGTAAATTCGGTTCACGTTGCGGGGGGTCGGTTTCGGGAGTAATATTAATGGGTTCATCCAGTAGGGTAGAAGCCGCTTTAGACGCTTCCTCATACTCTCCTCTGGCAATATAATACCGAGGACTTTCGAGTAAAAAACTTAACCGTAAGATCCCGACAGCGATCGCTAATAATAATCCTACCCCAAGCATCCAGCGCCAAGCGTACTGAATCGCCGGTTGTGGAGAGTCGGGGTAAAGGAGATTAAAAATATGAATCACAAAAAGTCCGGTTATTGCTCCTAAAAAAGCACCAAAAGCTTGAAAAGTAAATGCCCCAATGACCATCCGACCTCGTAACCGAGAAGGGACATTTTCAGTAATATAAGAGACACTAATGGGATAATCGGCCCCAATTCCTATCCCGACCAAAAAACGAAAAATAATTAAGGAAACCCCATTCCAAGCCAGTGCTGTTCCGGCGGTAGCAATGACAAAAATAGCCACATCTACTAATAACATAACTTGTCGCCCGATTTTGTCGGTAACAGGGCCTAGAGTCAAAGATCCTAATAAAGAACCGGATACTGCCGCCACAGCTACAGCCGCAATTTCTACAGCAGTCAGACTAAAATCTCGTTGCAGGAAAGGAAGGGCAACGCCAATGATAAAAAAATCAAATCCATCAAGGGCGATTAAGCCGGCAGATAAAGCCCACAGTAGCCACATTGTGGGAGTAATCTTAGACTGATTGAGACGTTCTTCAAAAGATGTAGGTTGAGTAATTGTTGTCATTGTAGATTTGAGTTGTAATTGAGCCTAATTTGAAAGAGCAACCGACTTGATTTTACTGTTAATTTCTTTTAAATTAAACGATAAAGACTTTGTACAGGAGTAAAAATTACCCTCGTTAAAAACGGCGATTAAACAGGGTTTTAGATTGAAAAAGCTAATTTTTGCCCTGGCTGTTCGGCTGACTCTTCACCTTAAGCGAGCCTCATGAAAGCAATGAGAGAACCTATTTTAGAGCGAGTCACTCCCCTAAAGCTAAAACTTATTTTCTCTACGGCTTAAATATTATTTTAGAAAAGGGTCTCTTTTTGTAGTAAATTGATATCTTTAGTTAGGTGAGCATTTTATCTAACTTATTATCAAGCTATATAATAATTTGGTCAGAGGAAATGAAAAAATTAAGTTATAAAAAAATTACTTTACCTGTTTTGATTATTGTTATTACAGTTTTAATTGTTTTTACGGTCAACTGGATTTTAAACCATCAAAAAGTTGATACTTTAATTTTAGCAACGGGGAATGAAAAAGGACAATATTATGCCTTTGGAAAAGCGTTATCTAAGGTAGTAAAAAAACATAATTCCAAAATTAATATTGAAGTTTTATCGAGTGAAGGATCAAAGCAAAATGTGGACTGGTTAAAGAAAGAAAAAGCTCAATTAGCCATTGTTCAAAGTGATACATTACTGAGTCCGTCTATTGAAGTGGTTAGTCTTTTATTTCCTGAAGTTTTTCATTTATTAGTGAGAGAAGAAAAAGGGATTAAAAGTTTTAGTGATTTAAAAGGAAAAAAAATTGCTTTAATGTCAAAAAAAAGCGGTTCTTATGCTTTATTTGAAGTTTTAAGTCATCATTACGGTCTAAAACCTTCAGAATTTATCCCTTTATCCATGTCCTTAGACGAAGCTATTCGAGCCTTAGAAACGGGAAAAGTGGATGCTATGTTTCAGGTCATAGCATTAGGAAATCCTAATATAACACGACTCTTACAAAATCGAAACATTGAGCTAGTTTCTATTGATCAAGGCGCAGCTTTACAACTCTTAGTTCCTGCCCTTGAAAATACTATTATTCCCAAAGGAACGTATAACGGAGCAATTCCTATTCCGGAAAATGACTTATCAACCGTTGGAGTCAGAGCCACCTTAGTAACCGATCGTCAAATTGAATCTAGTTTGATTTATGAAATTACTCGAATTTTATACGAAGCTCGTAATGAGTTAGTCAAAGAAAATGTGCAAGCCGCTATGATTTCTCTGCCCAATTCTACCGATCAGATCGGTTTTGCTTTTCATCCGGGTGCTAAAACTTACTATGATCATGATCGACCTAGTTTTATTGTTGAGTATGCTGAACCAATTAGCTTAGGAATGTCGGTGGTGGTACTTTGTTTTTCAGGATTATGGCAATTACGAATATGGATACAAGGGAAGAAAAAAAATCGGGCTGATGTTTACAATATCCAATTAATTGAGTTAATTGAAAAAATTAATCAGGCTCAAAATCTTAAAGAATTAAGAGAAATTCAAGTTCAATTATGGGAAATATTTGAAAAAGTGATTATTGATTTAGACTACGATCGGATTTCAGCAGAATCCTTTCAATCTTTTACCTTTCCTTGGAATGTTGCCCTCAAGTCGATTCATCATCGAGAAACCCTTTTAAGCACAATACAAGATCATCAATTATGGAAAGACAATTCTGTAGCCAAAAATCATCAAAATTTATAGGATTAATCTGTTTCCTACAAGAAGCTTCAGTCCTGAAAAGGTTTAATTGGTTAAAGTTAAAGGATCTAGCTCTAAAAGCTCTCCTGACTCGATTAAAAACTAAGTCGTTGAACCCAATTCAAACCCATTGATATTATAAATTTTTGTTAAAAAATTTAGAGTTTATTTATAGATTTTCATCTTTCTCAAGTTTAAGAGGAATAATAGAATTAGATAGGAGTTATAGCACTACTCATTAAGATTAGGACAGGATTAGAAACTAAAACGGAAGTTCCAATCAACTGTTGCCTGTTGCCTAGTGCTACGCGCTCTAAAAAAGTGATTAGGGATAAGGAGGTAATTTTGATGACAAATTCAACGACCTGCTTTACCTTAAATGCGATTAAAGATGAAGCCCGTCATCTTGTTGCTGCTGGTTATTTAGAGCGACGAATGCCAATTTTATCTTTATGGAAATACATTCCTTGCCGTGAATGGATACAACTAGAGTGTGAATTAGAAAGGAATGATTATTTACTTAGAGATCCTATTGGAGATTTAATAGAAACTGAAAAATGGATAGAAGATTAAATAAAAATTCAATAATTTAACTAAAAATAACTCTTTTTCTTAAAAGAAGGGGATAAATATCAATGACTAAAATTTCTGATAAAATTAATAGCTTATGGATTACATTTTTGCTAGGGACGTTATTTCATACACAACTAGGGTTAATGCCTTTATTTCATGGGCAAAATATAGCTCATAGTCATGAAACTGGCTCTATAGACTGGATTTTATGGCTAATGCTGCTATTTTTTATCGTTCCGAGTCTAGCTATTATTAGCAATCTTTTCAGTGAGTCCTATCAGTATCGCGTCTTTCATTTTTGGCTAACCGTTGTTTATTCAGTCTTGAATTTTATCCATTTAGTGATGGATTTGTTCGTTTCTCCTATTGCTTGGTATCAAATTGCTTTAATGGCTGTTTTATTGGGGATTGGATTAATTCTCAATGTTGTTTCCTATCAATGGATGAAAATTCGCTCTTTAAAGGAAAATTATCATCATTAAGAAACTATTTATCTAAAAATGAAGTAATATCATTTGGTTAAATGCTTGCTACAAAAAATATTTGTATTTGCCCCCTTTTTTAAGGGGAGGGAGCGCTCTTGGTATAACTTTAATAAAAGTTCAGGGACTAATTAAGTTTAGAGGAAAGGGTAATCAACGGCTTTAAAAACTTATATAGTCGAAACACCTGTTTTTTTTGCGTTGCGGTTAAGGGTTTCGGCAGAGTCTGCTGTGATTATTTAGGTTTGAGCTTGAATGATTTGAGAAAATACTGAAGATTTATGTATCGACAAAATTAACTTTTTAAAAGATTATATAGCTGTTCATTTCACTATGAAAAGAAAAATAAATTTTTCAGGTGATTGTCTCAACAGCAGTTGCTATAGATTCTGATTGAAAAATGAAAATCATGCTTATTTGTTCAACCGGAGGACATTTTAGAGCTATTCAAGAACTCAAGCCTTTTTGGGAAACTCATGAACGCATCTGGATTACATTTTACACGCCAGCTACTCAAAATTTTTTAGCAGAAGAAAACGTTTATTGGGCTTGGAGTCCTACTAATAGAAATTTACCCAATTTAGTCCGTAATTTCCTCTTAGCTGGGAAAGTTTTATTAAAAGAACGCCCTTCCTTAGTCATTTCTACCGGGGCAGGAGTGGCAGTTCCCTTTTTAATTTTGTCAAAACTTTTAGGGAGTAAAACAGTATTTGTTGAATCAGCAACACGAGTGAATCAACTAAGTTTAAGCGCCAGATTAGCCTTACCTTTTTTAGATGTGCTTTATGTTCATTGGGAGCAACTTAAGTTACTTTATCCCATGTCTCAACTCATCATTTAATCCAAAAAGCTTATGATTTTAGTAACTGTCGGTACGGAACAATTCCCTTTCAATCGCTTAATGTTATGGATTAAAGTCTTATTAGAGCGAGAACTGATTGACGAAAAAATAGTTGTTCAATATGGAAGTTGCTCTATCCTCCCACTGGGAATAGAGTCTTTTTCAAAACTTCCACCGCCTCAATTCCAAGAAATAGTTCAAAAAGCAAGACTGGTAATAGGACACTGCGGAGAAGGAACGGTTCTCCTTTTGACTCAAATTTTTAAGCCTTATATTTTAGTTCCGCGAACTTGTTTATATGGAGAACATCTTGACGATCATCAAATTGAATTAGGAGTTGCTTTAGAACAGAAAAATATTCCTATTGCTTGGTCACCAGGAGATCTGGTCAGATTTATAGCTTCACCTCGATATGTTCCTATACCAAGGTTTAAGAGTGAATTTGTCTGTAAAGATCTTAAAAAACGCTTTTCTTAAAGCAAAAATACAAAAATTCAAGCCCTTTACATTAATCCCAATCTTACCCCTATGGTCAAACAGTTTTTACCCCTAACTCCAGAACTTGAAGTAACTGTTTTAAATAAAATTTCTTTAGTCCAGTTACCTGTTTACTTAGATTTTTCTTCTTCATTAGCTCTTGAGAGAACTTGTCAATTTCTTTTCCAGACTAAATGGTCTCAAATTATTCTTGATTTTGCTCAAACTACTTTTATAGATAGTTGTGGTATCGGTACGTTAGCCAATTTGATAAAATTAGCTAATGAAAAACAAATCCAAATCATTCTTTGGAGTGTAGAGTCTAAAATTCAAGAAGCTTTGAGAGCCGCAGGTTTTGAATCATCTCTAGTTATTGATGCAGAAACCCAATCAATTAAACGAGAAAATGATCTATTTAAAAAAAGCCAGTTAATCAGTCATCATCCTTCAGTTAACTCTTGGTTGAAAAGAGTAATAGATATTTGGGGAGCTTTAATAGGATTAAGCCTTACAGCTATTTTGTTTATGCCAATTGCTATCGCTATAAAACTCGATAGTCCTGGGCCGATTTTGTTTAGCCAAATGAGGCGTGGTTGGTTAGGAAAACCTTTTCGTCTCTGGAAATTTCGCTCAATGGTTGTTAATGCCGAAGAATTAAAACCCTTCATTGAAAATCAAATAAAAGGCCCTTTCTTTAAAAACAAAAACGATCCTAGGATTACTAAAGTAGGTCGATTTCTCCGAAAATCTAGTCTTGATGAATTACCTCAGTTTTGGAATGTTTTAAAAGGGGAAATGAGTTTAGTAGGAACTCGACCTCCTACGTTTGATGAAGTTGATCAATATACTATACCGATGTGGCAAAGGTTAAATGTGAAACCCGGCATAAGTGGTGAGTGGCAAATTAACGGTCGTTCTAAGATTAATAATTTTGATGAAGTCCTCGAATTAGATCTAAACTATCAAAAAAATTGGAGCATTATGTACGATGTAAAATTAATTTTCAAAACTTTATCAGTTTTTATAGACAAAAATAGTGGTTCTTTTTAAGAGTTTTAAAGGTGAAGTTCAAATGAAAAAAGTTTCTGTTATTATCCCAGTTTATAATGTCGAAAAGTACATAGCTGCAACTATACAGTCAGTTTTGAGCCAAACTTACCCCAATTTTGAACTCTTAATTATTGACGATAGTTCTCCCGACAACAGTATAAAAATTTGCCAACAGTTTACTGACTCTAGAATTAAGATTATTCATCAAAATAATCGAGGGTTGGCTGGAGCAAGAAATGCTGGAATTAGGAATGCTCAAGGAGAATACATCGCTTTTTTAGATGGAGATGATCTCTGGTTGCCTGAAAAACTCGAAAAACATATTCAGCATTTAGAGAGTTCTCCATTGATAGGGGTTAGTTTTAGTCAGTCTGCTTTTATTGATGAAGGGGGAAAACCGTTAGGAATTTATCAAGTTCCTCGAAAACTTCAAAATATTACCGCTCCTTATATGTTGTGTCGAAATCCGATCGGAAATGGTTCAGCACCAGTCATTAGACGGGAAGTTTTAGAGGAGATTAAGTTTCAAGATAATTTACAGGGTTATCCAGAAGATTTTTAT belongs to Gloeothece citriformis PCC 7424 and includes:
- the dxs gene encoding 1-deoxy-D-xylulose-5-phosphate synthase, with product MHLSEITHPNQLHGLSIRQLEDIARQIREKHLQTVATSGGHLGPGLGVVELTIALYQTLDLDRDKVIWDVGHQAYPHKMLTGRYNNFNTLRQKNGIAGYLKRCESKFDHFGAGHASTSISAALGMALARDAQGEDYKVAAIIGDGALTGGMALEAINHAGHLPNTNLMVILNDNEMSISPNVGAISRYLNKVRLSEPVQFLSDNLEEQFKHLPFFGDVTPEMDRLKEGMKRLAVPKVGAVIEELGFKYFGPIDGHNLRELINTFKQAHKVHGPVFVHVATVKGKGYELAEQDQVGYHAQSPFNLVTGKPIPSSKPKPPGYSKVFAHTLTKLAENNPKIIGITAAMATGTGLDKLQQKLPKQYIDVGIAEQHAVTLAAGLACEGMRPVVAIYSTFLQRAYDQVIHDVCIQNLPVFFCMDRAGIVGADGPTHQGMYDIAYLRCIPNLVIMAPKDEAELQRMIVTGVNYTDGPIAMRYPRGNGLGVPLMEEGWEALPIGKGEILRNGDDLLLLGYGTMVNTAMQVAEILGEHGIEATVVNARFVKPLDTDLIVPLAKQTGKVVTLEEGCLMGGFGSAVAEALLDHNVLVPVKRFGVPDQLVDHAKPDESFADLGLTSSQIADEVLKSFFKTQEPSVIS
- a CDS encoding MlaE family lipid ABC transporter permease subunit, whose protein sequence is MNRLLADIGFGSWIQRTWAAVLLSGRAIFFVSIGKIDRQLTLEQMMAVGPGSLVIALITAAVIGMIFTIQVAREFLALGAGSAVGGILALSLARELSPIMTAVIVAGRVGSAFAAEIGTMQVTEQIDALYMLKTDPIEYLVVPRLVACCVMVPLMTIIALVIGLAGGLLIASSIYDISIEVFLDSIQTFLKISDILSGPIKGIVFGALIAIIGCNWGLTTTGGAKGVGESTTAAVVTCLLAIFVSNFFLSWIMFRGAGQGASLIGQ
- a CDS encoding MlaD family protein; the encoded protein is MLQSAVGLTILVALGLLGWLILWLSNFSFGNRSYRATFIFPNAGGMSVGTRVAYRGVRVGRIVSINPEPGGVAIGVEISPADRLIPANSSIEAVQAGLVGETSIDIIPVEGLPPEGVKADPLDPKCNRAIIICNGSRLQGEGKLDVNALIRSLLRIADVIDDPEFTGTVRVIAQRTTDALGNISSFSKEASGLIKDTRSNRTINRLDNTLLSIDQAADSVNQAASQIDQVTGDINQAAGSLQRLGNQASSLLEEAERQDTLKNLNSTLVSLQGFSEQIRGFITVNQGNIGNTLVGLGETSQELAATLRKLGPILTQVEQSKLVTNLDTISNNTAALTGNLRDISAKLNDPATIVQLQQILDAARAVFENANKITSDLDELTGNPQFRRDLRRVIEGLSNLVSSSEQLQQQLEYAQVLNRVEAEVNRIQSRENISLKPKNVTPTPIKPKNITPSQP
- a CDS encoding MFS transporter, encoding MTTITQPTSFEERLNQSKITPTMWLLWALSAGLIALDGFDFFIIGVALPFLQRDFSLTAVEIAAVAVAAVSGSLLGSLTLGPVTDKIGRQVMLLVDVAIFVIATAGTALAWNGVSLIIFRFLVGIGIGADYPISVSYITENVPSRLRGRMVIGAFTFQAFGAFLGAITGLFVIHIFNLLYPDSPQPAIQYAWRWMLGVGLLLAIAVGILRLSFLLESPRYYIARGEYEEASKAASTLLDEPINITPETDPPQREPNLPYWALFASGYRQRTILASVPWFLQDIATYGIGIFTPAIIGVLAFAREDNFMAREMASAKGSAFVDLFLIAGFIMAVILIEPVGRMKLQIIGFLGMAIGLLILAASNSLGDETNITLVFCGFLVFNLMMNAGPNSTTFLLSGEIFPTSIRASGAGFAAAFAKAGAVVGTFALPLLQNSLGTATLLIVLSLLCVLAAIITYFYRIETGGRSLEAVDQVEFTQ
- a CDS encoding TAXI family TRAP transporter solute-binding subunit → MKKLSYKKITLPVLIIVITVLIVFTVNWILNHQKVDTLILATGNEKGQYYAFGKALSKVVKKHNSKINIEVLSSEGSKQNVDWLKKEKAQLAIVQSDTLLSPSIEVVSLLFPEVFHLLVREEKGIKSFSDLKGKKIALMSKKSGSYALFEVLSHHYGLKPSEFIPLSMSLDEAIRALETGKVDAMFQVIALGNPNITRLLQNRNIELVSIDQGAALQLLVPALENTIIPKGTYNGAIPIPENDLSTVGVRATLVTDRQIESSLIYEITRILYEARNELVKENVQAAMISLPNSTDQIGFAFHPGAKTYYDHDRPSFIVEYAEPISLGMSVVVLCFSGLWQLRIWIQGKKKNRADVYNIQLIELIEKINQAQNLKELREIQVQLWEIFEKVIIDLDYDRISAESFQSFTFPWNVALKSIHHRETLLSTIQDHQLWKDNSVAKNHQNL
- a CDS encoding DUF4327 family protein — encoded protein: MTNSTTCFTLNAIKDEARHLVAAGYLERRMPILSLWKYIPCREWIQLECELERNDYLLRDPIGDLIETEKWIED
- the pssD gene encoding PssD/Cps14F family polysaccharide biosynthesis glycosyltransferase; amino-acid sequence: MLICSTGGHFRAIQELKPFWETHERIWITFYTPATQNFLAEENVYWAWSPTNRNLPNLVRNFLLAGKVLLKERPSLVISTGAGVAVPFLILSKLLGSKTVFVESATRVNQLSLSARLALPFLDVLYVHWEQLKLLYPMSQLII
- a CDS encoding glycosyltransferase, translating into MILVTVGTEQFPFNRLMLWIKVLLERELIDEKIVVQYGSCSILPLGIESFSKLPPPQFQEIVQKARLVIGHCGEGTVLLLTQIFKPYILVPRTCLYGEHLDDHQIELGVALEQKNIPIAWSPGDLVRFIASPRYVPIPRFKSEFVCKDLKKRFS
- a CDS encoding sugar transferase — protein: MVKQFLPLTPELEVTVLNKISLVQLPVYLDFSSSLALERTCQFLFQTKWSQIILDFAQTTFIDSCGIGTLANLIKLANEKQIQIILWSVESKIQEALRAAGFESSLVIDAETQSIKRENDLFKKSQLISHHPSVNSWLKRVIDIWGALIGLSLTAILFMPIAIAIKLDSPGPILFSQMRRGWLGKPFRLWKFRSMVVNAEELKPFIENQIKGPFFKNKNDPRITKVGRFLRKSSLDELPQFWNVLKGEMSLVGTRPPTFDEVDQYTIPMWQRLNVKPGISGEWQINGRSKINNFDEVLELDLNYQKNWSIMYDVKLIFKTLSVFIDKNSGSF